One window from the genome of Chrysemys picta bellii isolate R12L10 chromosome 15, ASM1138683v2, whole genome shotgun sequence encodes:
- the CRYBA4 gene encoding beta-crystallin A4, translating to MSSFRPIACANHRDSKMTIFEWENFLGRKGELSDDYPSLPAMGWGSSAVSSFRAHSGAWVCSQFPGYRGFQYILECDRHAGEYKHFREWGSHAQTSQVQSIRRIQQ from the exons ATGAGCTCCTTCCGCCCCATCGCCTGTGCT AATCACCGGGACAGCAAGATGACGATCTTCGAGTGGGAGAACTTCCTGGGGCGGAAAGGGGAGCTGAGCGACGACTACCCTTCGCTGCCAGccatgggctgggggagcagcgCGGTGAGCTCCTTCCGCGCTCACTCTGGCGC CTGGGTCTGCTCCCAGTTCCCTGGGTACCGAGGCTTCCAGTACATCCTGGAGTGCGACCGTCACGCGGGCGAATACAAGCACTTCAGGGAGTGGGGCTCCCACGCGCAGACCTCCCAGGTTCAGTCTATCCGGAGGATCCAGCAGTGA